Proteins found in one Brachypodium distachyon strain Bd21 chromosome 5, Brachypodium_distachyon_v3.0, whole genome shotgun sequence genomic segment:
- the LOC100836718 gene encoding uncharacterized protein LOC100836718, with the protein MATVVSWYGPLIDLSAAAGHVGGFVQLLASVRSVLPHQEQNAGTGRSYQRTMLEVGDNTRSSFCVSLWSNHSSTAIVAGDVLLLQNIKIVEFRNGLEGRASQISGVQVLLNSKELMRPEGIDELIINCKVGNATRSKLRRVAEWIVHTKRTVTKNHHQVMSKNWKERIEKDSADLSITELLSQSKLCNVNIYASICKIVLMGSLTPHFKGKFSVIERLSLDEHNDIIRDFICSGCKLCGLPLYPKNLRGESTSLIDCPNNPKYLHVVGQIYKPFMIYVRDQSGQIPVLVRNKAAETLFANIIADDVFECYKSSHCMLLDICEPGNLRTSGILDGTCKTGITKRKRSKEKLDFHLIWLILIKCLLNQGKNSPFGFQISVNPDKNVDNGRFELVSLTLPIP; encoded by the exons ATGGCGACAGTCGTGAGCTGGTACGGGCCGCTGATCGAcctctcggccgccgccggccatgtcGGCGGGTTCGTGCAGCTCCTGGCGTCCGTTCGCAGCGTTCTTCCCCACCAG GAACAAAATGCTGGCACCGGAAGGTCATATCAGAGAACTATGCTGGAGGTTGGGGACAACACGAGGTCGAGCTTCTGTGTATCCCTATGGTCCAACCATAGTAGTACGGCCATAGTCGCTGGTGATGTTTTACTGTTGCAAA ATATTAAGATAgtagaatttaggaacggccTAGAGGGAAGAGCTTCTCAGATATCTGGAGTTCAAGTATTGCTGAACTCTAAAGAATTGATGCGACCCGAAG GAATTGATGAACTAATAATTAATTGTAAAGTTGGGAATGCTACAAGATCAAAGTTAAGAAGAGTGGCAGAGTGGATTGTACACACCAAACGCACTGTCACGAAAAATCATCATCAG GTGATGTCGAAGAACTGGAAAGAAAGAATAGAAAAGGATTCAGCAGACTTGTCCATCACAGAACTTCTCTCTCAGAGCAAATTATGCAATGTAAATATTTATGCATCTATTTGCAAAATTGTGTTAATGGGTTCTCTTACTCCTCACTTCAAGGGGAAATTTTCAGTCATTGAGAGACTTTCCTTGGATGAACATAATGATATCATCAGAGATTTTATTTGTAGTGGATGCAAATTATGTGGTTTACCTCTATATCCAAA AAACCTTCGTGGAGAGAGCACTAGTTTAATTGATTGTCCAAATAATCCGAAATATCTCCATGTTGTTGGCCAGATATATAAACCATTCATG ATATATGTGCGGGACCAATCTGGACAAATTCCTGTGCTTGTAAGGAATAAAGCTGCCGAGACCTTATTTGCAAATATCATCGCAGATGATGTGTTTGAATGCTACAAGAGCAGTCACTGCATGCTGCTAGATATTTGTGAACCTGGCAACTTACGCACTTCTGGGATCCTAGATGGCACTTGCAAGACAGGGataacaaaaaggaaaagatcCAAAGAAAAGCTTGATTTTCATCTTATTTGGCTCATTCTTATCAAATGCCTGCTGAACCAAGGCAAGAACAGTCCATTTGGCTTCCAGATTTCAGTTAACCCCGACAAGAATGTTGACAATGGACGATTTGAACTGGTTTCCTTGACATTACCAATACCGTGA
- the LOC104581376 gene encoding arabinogalactan protein 1: MAASPLAFLSVLALLVVSASAQAPGAAPAAAPQAPPPPPATPPPAPAPVLPPPTPAPVSPPPTAAPVPAPDTAPTPSAAAPAPADAPMSSPPAPTPDMSQAPSAEPTTPGSGAAGLRPAFVLAAVAAAVYVF; the protein is encoded by the coding sequence ATGGCCGCTTCCCCGCTCGCCTTCCTCTCCGTCCTCGCGCTCCTGGTCGTGTCGGCCTCCGCGCAGGCGCCAGGCGCTGCCCCCGCGGCTGCGCCCCAggcccctcctcccccgccggccaCCCCTCCCCCCGCCCCGGCGCCGGTCTTGCCGCCTCCTACCCCGGCACCGGTGTCGCCGCCACCTACCGCGGCCCCGGTGCCCGCGCCGGACACCGCCCCCACGCCCTCCGCGgccgccccggcgccggccgacGCCCCGATGTCCtccccgcccgcgcccaccCCGGACATGTCGCAGGCACCCAGCGCCGAGCCGACCACCCCTgggagcggcgccgccggcctccgcccCGCCTTCGTCCTGGCTGCCGTTGCGGCCGCCGTCTACGTCTTCTAG
- the LOC100837032 gene encoding uncharacterized protein LOC100837032, with translation MAILKSPVTSNGLALYTPEVSRHRRNAVISASVHRRQIPIGLTMKFWGINRLPIRGATKMPAVGPGPVNMPAGNLPVPNMPSWVTLIVGAVIVAIPIYRRMRALEDKVEKTAEVAIEVVDTVAEATEKIAGDIAEAFPGNERLKEVASKIKTVTDAIEEDAEKAEALIQKVDEIKKEVDSIVDPIIGKVMKVEGGIVEKEGDK, from the exons ATGGCGATCCTCAAATCTCCCGTCACCTCCAACGGCTTGGCGCTATATACTCCAGAGGTTTCTCGGCATCGACGGAACGCGGTTATATCTGCATCAGTTCATCGCCGGCAAATCCCTATCGGTTTAACCATGAAGTTCTGGGGAATCAACCGTCTGCCGATCAGAGGAGCAACAAA AATGCCTGCAGTTGGTCCAGGCCCCGTAAATATGCCAGCAGGAAATCTCCCAGTACCCAACATGCCATCATG GGTCACGTTGATCGTCGGTGCCGTCATTGTTGCAATACCAATTTATAGAAGGATGAGAGCATTAGAAG ATAAGGTGGAGAAGACGGCAGAGGTAGCAATCGAGGTGGTCGATACGGTGGCGGAGGCGACCGAGAAAATCGCCGGCGATATTGCTGAAGCGTTTCCCGGCAATGAACGCCTCAAGGAGGTAGCATCCAAAATTAAGACCGTCACCGATGCGATCGAGGAGGACGCCGAGAAAGCCGAGGCCCTGATCCAGAAG GTTGATGAGATAAAAAAAGAGGTGGATTCCATAGTTGATCCTATCATTGGCAAGGTCATGAAGGTCGAAGGAGGGATCGTAGAGAAAGAAGGTGATAAATAG